One window from the genome of Parasteatoda tepidariorum isolate YZ-2023 chromosome 8, CAS_Ptep_4.0, whole genome shotgun sequence encodes:
- the LOC107446549 gene encoding ATP-dependent DNA helicase PIF6-like yields MAEPPSKKLCILSKKKILRDFKRRRRAQETSVERQRRMEPDRISTSNSRAQEVPPGVPAHKLELKIRAPIMLLRNLDPPALCNGTRLIVKKLMSYVIEAVIITGHSTGNSVLIPRIPIISSDIPFQFKRLQFPVRLSFAMSINKSQRQSLKVVGLDLQKPCFSHGQLYVGCSRVGGTKWKN; encoded by the coding sequence ATGGCAGAACCGCCTTccaaaaaactttgtattttgtcaaagaaaaagatattaagagattttaaaagaagaagaagggcCCAAGAAACGTCTGTGGAACGTCAAAGAAGGATGGAACCTGACCGAATTTCGACAAGCAATTCTAGAGCCCAAGAAGTACCACCTGGAGTGCCTGCACataaattagaattgaaaattagagcaccaattatgcttttaagaaatttggaTCCACCTGCATTGTGTAATGGAACAAGATTGATTGTGAAAAAATTGATGTCTTATGTTATTGAAGCTGTGATTATAACAGGACATTCAACAGGAAATAGTGTGCTTATTCCTCGCATCCCCATCATATCTTCAGATATTCCGTTTCAGTTTAAACGACTTCAGTTTCCTGTTCGACTTAGTTTTGCGATGAGTATAAATAAATCTCAGAGACAATCTTTAAAAGTCGTTGGTCTTGACTTGCAGAAGCCTTGCTTTTCACATGGGCAGCTTTATGTTGGCTGCTCAAGAGTTGGTGGCACCaaatggaaaaactaa